Proteins from one Ornithobacterium rhinotracheale genomic window:
- a CDS encoding valine--tRNA ligase: MEIPSKYNPKHTEERLYNFWQDNGFFHSEPDDRPAYTIVIPPPNVTGVLHMGHMLNNTIQDILIRKARMSGFNACWVPGTDHASIATEAKVVKRLKEQGIEKTDLSRDEFLQHAWDWTHEHDGKILEQLKKLGASCDWERTKFTLDEDLSEAVTKVFVDLYNKGKIYRGYRMVNWDPEAKTNISEEEVIFKEQNGTLFYLKYKIENSDEFLQVATTRPETIFGDVAICVNPEDERYKHLVGKKVIVPIVNRAIPIIADEYVDIEFGTGALKITPAHDTNDYEIGKKYDLEIIDALDDDGRLNQHGLHYNGKDRFEVRKLIAQELKEKDLLLKAEDYVNKVGTSERTGAVIEPKLSVQWYLKMKELAQKALDAVSDSEVKLYPDKFRNTWNHWLENVHDWNISRQLWWGHRIPAYFYGDGMEDYVVAETAEQALSLAQEKTNNTDLKLEDLKQDEDALDTWFSSWLWPISVFNGINEPENAEIKYYYPTRDLVTAPDIMFFWVARMVMAGYEYRQEKPFTNVYFTGLVRDKQRRKMSKSLGNSPDPIELMTKYGADGVRVGLMLASSAGNDLLFDEDLCLQGRNFANKIWNAFRLVYHWETAPNEETEVAKNANAWFKAKFNKTLAEMNHNFEQFRISDALMSLYKLIWDDFCSWYLEAIKPDFQQPIAEQTKAQAITFLEDLIKLLHPFMPFLTEEIWQNIKERKVEEALIVSSYPEAQAFDEKVLELFENSAEIVSGIRTIRKEKNIPNKEKLNLFTENSDTFLTAVVEKLGNLNPIEFSSEKPSNAQTFRVGVQEFHVPLEGLIDAEAEIEKLEADKKYLEGFLKSVEKKLSNERFVANAPEQVVAMERKKQADATEKIALIEEQLKSLKK, from the coding sequence AAAAGCCCGTATGTCTGGCTTTAACGCTTGCTGGGTACCAGGTACCGATCACGCATCAATTGCTACTGAGGCCAAAGTGGTAAAAAGATTGAAGGAGCAAGGCATAGAGAAAACCGATTTGTCTCGCGACGAATTTTTACAACATGCTTGGGACTGGACACACGAACATGATGGTAAAATCCTTGAGCAGCTTAAAAAGCTAGGTGCGTCTTGTGATTGGGAGCGTACTAAATTTACTTTAGATGAAGATTTGTCTGAAGCGGTAACCAAAGTTTTTGTGGATTTATACAATAAAGGGAAAATCTACCGCGGATACAGAATGGTAAACTGGGATCCAGAAGCCAAAACCAACATTTCAGAGGAAGAGGTAATTTTTAAAGAGCAAAATGGTACACTATTCTATTTAAAATATAAAATCGAGAATTCAGATGAATTTTTGCAAGTTGCTACTACTAGACCAGAAACTATTTTTGGGGATGTGGCAATTTGTGTGAATCCAGAAGATGAGCGCTACAAACATTTAGTAGGTAAAAAAGTAATCGTTCCGATTGTGAATCGTGCGATTCCAATCATAGCCGATGAATATGTAGACATCGAGTTCGGTACAGGTGCGTTGAAAATTACGCCAGCACACGACACCAATGACTATGAAATCGGTAAAAAATATGATTTAGAAATCATTGATGCATTAGATGATGATGGGCGATTGAATCAGCATGGATTGCATTACAATGGTAAAGATAGATTTGAGGTAAGAAAACTCATTGCACAAGAATTAAAAGAGAAAGATTTATTGCTAAAGGCAGAAGATTATGTAAACAAAGTAGGAACTTCTGAGCGTACAGGTGCTGTGATTGAGCCTAAACTTTCGGTACAATGGTATTTGAAAATGAAAGAATTGGCACAAAAAGCTTTAGACGCTGTATCCGATAGCGAAGTTAAATTATATCCAGACAAATTCCGAAATACTTGGAATCACTGGTTGGAGAATGTTCACGATTGGAATATTTCTCGTCAGTTATGGTGGGGACACAGAATTCCTGCCTATTTCTACGGCGACGGCATGGAAGATTATGTAGTGGCAGAAACTGCAGAACAAGCTTTATCTTTAGCCCAAGAAAAAACAAATAATACAGATTTAAAACTCGAAGATTTAAAACAAGATGAAGACGCTTTAGACACTTGGTTCTCTTCTTGGTTGTGGCCCATTTCAGTTTTCAATGGAATTAACGAGCCTGAAAATGCAGAAATTAAATATTATTACCCAACGCGCGATTTAGTTACAGCGCCAGACATCATGTTCTTTTGGGTGGCAAGAATGGTTATGGCAGGGTATGAATACCGCCAAGAAAAACCATTTACAAATGTGTATTTTACAGGATTGGTGCGCGATAAGCAAAGAAGAAAAATGTCTAAATCGCTCGGAAATTCGCCAGATCCAATTGAATTGATGACTAAATACGGTGCCGATGGTGTGCGTGTAGGATTGATGTTGGCATCTTCTGCGGGGAACGATTTGTTGTTCGACGAGGATTTGTGCTTGCAAGGTAGAAACTTTGCCAATAAAATTTGGAACGCTTTCCGTTTGGTTTACCATTGGGAAACAGCACCAAACGAAGAAACCGAAGTGGCTAAAAATGCAAACGCTTGGTTCAAGGCTAAATTCAACAAAACGCTAGCCGAAATGAATCACAATTTCGAGCAATTCAGAATTTCAGATGCGTTGATGTCTTTGTATAAATTGATTTGGGATGATTTCTGTTCATGGTATTTAGAGGCAATTAAGCCAGATTTCCAACAACCAATTGCAGAGCAAACCAAGGCACAAGCCATCACATTTTTAGAAGATTTAATTAAATTATTACACCCATTTATGCCATTCTTGACCGAAGAGATTTGGCAAAACATCAAAGAAAGAAAAGTAGAGGAGGCGTTGATAGTTTCATCGTATCCAGAAGCGCAAGCTTTTGACGAAAAAGTGTTGGAATTGTTTGAAAATAGTGCCGAAATCGTTTCAGGAATCCGTACAATTCGCAAAGAGAAAAACATTCCAAATAAAGAGAAATTAAATCTGTTTACTGAAAATTCAGACACTTTCTTAACGGCTGTAGTGGAGAAATTAGGAAATCTAAATCCAATCGAATTTTCAAGCGAAAAACCAAGTAATGCTCAAACTTTCAGAGTAGGCGTGCAAGAGTTTCATGTGCCACTTGAAGGCTTAATTGATGCTGAAGCAGAAATCGAGAAATTAGAAGCAGATAAAAAATATTTGGAAGGTTTCTTGAAATCCGTGGAGAAAAAATTGAGCAACGAGCGATTTGTAGCCAATGCACCTGAGCAAGTGGTGGCCATGGAGCGAAAAAAACAAGCCGATGCTACCGAAAAAATCGCTTTGATTGAAGAGCAATTGAAATCGTTGAAAAAATAA
- the dnaG gene encoding DNA primase, giving the protein MITQSTIDEIFSTARVEEVIGDFIQLKKSGSNFKGFSPFSNEKTPSFMVSPAKQIWKDFSSGKGGSVVSFLMEHEQFTYPEALRWLAKRYNITIEEDQEQSEEQLAQAKEKENQFTLTAFAAKFFKEQLHNTEEGKIIGLSYFRERGFNDKTIETFDLGYSPKAWEAFTQYAKDSGYSVDLLKNTGLTVGSGDRAVDRFRERVMFPIHSFSGRILGFGGRILNNQAKAAKYLNSPENEIYHKSKILYGIYQAKQSILKKDECILMEGYTDVLSLHQAGIKNVVASSGTALTPEQIRLIKRLTHNLILIYDGDAAGIKASFRGIDLILAQELNAKIVVLPDGDDPDSFAKKHSDTEIQEFISKNAVDFIKFKIKILSEEAGNDPSKRAEMVGSVVHSIALIPNLIQRELYVREASHLLDLREETLFRQLGVELQKIAKENRGGSSQDSVENTTIKIAKPADEPVYKIQDKTAQVEEQILEVISLSEDKKYTFQCLGSDNKDEFYESTVLEEVLANLEEDEMEFSTPFYKARLAEIRNQWEEKGKIDVSEFMRQSDERVVAMYTNFLTEKYFLSDWKNHGTHVPTLEENTPLHTQHLMLTYKVLNIKKQAQRAKEELKKELEPAERIAVLKNLMYLKQVLTKAEILLDKSV; this is encoded by the coding sequence TTGATTACGCAAAGTACCATAGATGAAATTTTTTCTACCGCGCGGGTAGAAGAGGTGATTGGTGATTTCATTCAGCTAAAGAAATCGGGGAGTAACTTTAAAGGTTTCTCTCCTTTTAGCAATGAAAAAACACCATCATTTATGGTTTCGCCTGCCAAGCAAATTTGGAAAGATTTCTCTTCGGGAAAGGGGGGAAGTGTCGTTTCATTTTTAATGGAGCACGAGCAATTCACTTATCCAGAGGCACTTCGCTGGCTGGCCAAACGCTACAATATTACCATAGAGGAAGACCAAGAACAGAGCGAAGAGCAACTAGCACAGGCCAAAGAGAAAGAAAATCAATTTACACTCACCGCTTTTGCTGCAAAATTCTTCAAAGAGCAACTGCACAACACCGAGGAAGGAAAAATTATAGGATTATCCTATTTTAGAGAGCGTGGTTTTAATGATAAAACCATAGAAACCTTTGATTTAGGGTATTCCCCCAAAGCATGGGAAGCCTTTACACAATATGCCAAAGATAGCGGCTATTCCGTTGATTTACTTAAAAATACAGGGCTCACCGTAGGCTCGGGCGATCGTGCCGTAGACCGATTCCGTGAGCGTGTAATGTTCCCGATTCATAGTTTTTCTGGGCGAATTTTAGGTTTTGGCGGTAGGATTTTAAACAATCAAGCTAAAGCAGCCAAGTATCTTAATTCACCTGAAAACGAAATTTACCATAAAAGTAAAATTCTCTATGGAATTTATCAGGCAAAACAATCTATTCTCAAGAAAGATGAGTGTATCTTGATGGAAGGCTATACCGATGTTTTGTCTTTGCACCAAGCTGGGATTAAAAATGTAGTGGCGAGTTCGGGTACGGCTTTAACGCCAGAGCAAATCCGTTTGATTAAGCGACTTACGCATAATTTAATCCTAATTTATGATGGTGACGCGGCAGGGATTAAAGCATCGTTCCGAGGAATTGATTTGATTTTGGCGCAAGAGCTGAACGCCAAAATAGTAGTTTTGCCCGATGGTGATGATCCAGATTCTTTTGCCAAAAAACATTCTGATACCGAAATTCAAGAATTTATCTCAAAAAATGCGGTAGATTTCATCAAGTTTAAAATTAAAATTTTAAGCGAAGAAGCTGGGAACGACCCGAGCAAACGAGCCGAAATGGTGGGGAGTGTTGTGCATAGTATCGCTTTGATTCCCAATTTGATTCAGCGAGAATTGTATGTGCGTGAGGCTTCGCATTTGTTGGATTTAAGAGAAGAAACACTTTTTAGACAATTAGGTGTTGAGCTCCAAAAAATTGCTAAAGAAAATCGAGGGGGCAGTTCGCAAGATTCGGTAGAAAATACTACGATTAAAATTGCTAAACCTGCCGATGAGCCTGTTTACAAAATTCAAGATAAAACAGCTCAGGTAGAAGAGCAAATTTTGGAGGTAATTTCTCTCTCTGAGGATAAAAAATACACTTTTCAATGTTTGGGTTCTGACAATAAAGATGAGTTCTATGAATCCACGGTGCTAGAGGAAGTTTTAGCCAATTTAGAAGAGGACGAAATGGAATTTTCTACGCCTTTTTACAAAGCACGATTGGCTGAAATTAGAAATCAATGGGAGGAAAAAGGCAAAATCGATGTGAGCGAATTTATGCGCCAATCCGATGAGCGTGTGGTGGCAATGTACACTAATTTCTTGACCGAAAAATATTTCCTTTCCGATTGGAAAAACCACGGAACGCATGTGCCTACTTTGGAAGAAAATACGCCTTTGCATACACAGCATTTAATGCTGACTTACAAAGTTTTAAACATAAAAAAACAAGCTCAGCGAGCAAAAGAGGAGCTCAAAAAAGAACTCGAACCAGCCGAACGCATAGCGGTGCTTAAAAATCTAATGTATTTAAAGCAAGTTTTAACCAAGGCTGAAATCTTGTTGGATAAAAGCGTTTAG
- a CDS encoding shikimate dehydrogenase family protein, with product MKKNESKTYGLIGRNIAYSFSPKYFKAKFERENITAEYNLFDLAEISEVENLLKSGISGLNVTIPYKQEVIPFLDEITGAAKEINAVNTIQFKDGKCIGHNTDVIGFRDSIAPLLKEHHRKALILGTGGASKAVKYVFSELGIAFKVVSRSQGDFTYDELTPEIIEEYKIIVNCTPLGTSPNVDKCPDLPYDAITNQHLAYDLIYNPSETKFLQLAKAQGASIKNGLEMLEKQADAAWKIWNS from the coding sequence ATGAAAAAAAACGAATCTAAAACTTACGGACTCATCGGCAGAAACATCGCTTATTCTTTTTCGCCTAAATATTTTAAAGCCAAATTCGAGCGAGAAAACATTACTGCTGAATACAATTTATTTGATTTAGCCGAAATTTCTGAAGTAGAAAATCTATTAAAATCGGGAATTTCTGGACTAAATGTTACGATTCCCTACAAGCAAGAAGTGATTCCTTTTTTAGATGAAATCACAGGAGCTGCCAAAGAAATCAATGCCGTAAACACCATTCAGTTTAAAGATGGAAAATGTATAGGACACAACACCGATGTCATCGGGTTCAGAGATTCAATCGCTCCATTATTAAAAGAACATCACCGCAAAGCCTTGATTTTAGGCACAGGTGGCGCATCTAAAGCCGTAAAATATGTATTTTCGGAACTGGGGATTGCGTTTAAAGTCGTATCCCGCTCCCAGGGCGATTTCACCTATGATGAATTAACGCCCGAAATCATCGAAGAATATAAAATCATCGTGAATTGCACACCACTTGGCACTTCACCGAATGTAGACAAATGCCCTGATTTGCCTTACGACGCCATCACAAATCAGCATCTGGCGTATGATTTAATCTATAATCCTAGCGAAACTAAATTTCTGCAATTGGCTAAAGCACAAGGTGCCAGTATCAAAAATGGACTAGAAATGCTTGAAAAACAAGCCGATGCGGCTTGGAAAATTTGGAATAGCTAA
- a CDS encoding DUF368 domain-containing protein — MYKRNFIDYLILWFKGLLMGTANKIPGVSGGMIALVTNFYEELIYSYQKINTKAFRLLLSGRFQKFLDYINFKFQFSVNFGSVSAFFSISLLIDYLIRTHSEGGLGLETEVWSYFFGLIIGSIFYVCTKIKEWKKPVYYGIFLGSALGLMISFMEPMAPNDSYWFIFLCGIISVSGMTLPGFSGSFMLIIIGNYNLLLVDCVNNLFYTIIAIFNGDFAMLGTATLAERAERIHMLYLVAIFTIGSVVGLISFSKLMGYLLKHYHDIVIGWLIGFIIGSLGAAWPWKTKDLNPQGYLIGYTRYLPQINLHFFVDLICIAIGIATILVIYKYEKKRI, encoded by the coding sequence ATGTATAAACGAAACTTTATTGATTATCTAATTCTTTGGTTCAAAGGCTTATTGATGGGAACCGCAAACAAAATCCCTGGCGTGTCTGGTGGAATGATTGCACTTGTAACCAATTTTTATGAAGAATTGATTTATTCCTATCAAAAAATCAATACCAAAGCCTTTAGATTATTGCTTTCTGGGCGTTTTCAAAAGTTTTTAGATTACATCAATTTTAAATTCCAATTTTCAGTAAATTTCGGTTCCGTATCGGCATTTTTCTCCATTTCCCTCCTCATCGACTACCTCATTCGCACGCATAGCGAGGGCGGACTGGGCTTAGAAACCGAAGTATGGAGCTACTTTTTTGGTCTCATCATAGGCTCCATTTTCTATGTTTGTACCAAAATCAAGGAATGGAAAAAACCTGTATATTATGGAATTTTCTTAGGCTCTGCACTTGGGCTTATGATTTCGTTTATGGAGCCCATGGCACCTAACGACAGCTATTGGTTTATTTTTCTCTGCGGTATCATCAGCGTTTCGGGCATGACATTGCCTGGTTTTTCTGGCTCGTTTATGCTCATCATCATCGGGAACTACAACCTGCTTTTGGTAGATTGTGTGAATAATTTATTTTACACAATCATAGCGATTTTCAACGGAGATTTTGCCATGCTGGGCACTGCAACACTTGCCGAGCGAGCAGAACGCATACACATGCTGTACTTGGTAGCGATTTTCACCATTGGCTCGGTTGTCGGTTTAATTAGTTTTTCTAAGCTCATGGGGTATTTGCTCAAACATTATCACGACATCGTCATCGGCTGGCTCATTGGCTTTATCATCGGTTCGCTCGGTGCCGCTTGGCCTTGGAAAACCAAGGATCTCAATCCGCAGGGATATCTCATAGGCTATACTCGCTATTTACCACAAATCAATCTGCATTTCTTCGTGGATTTAATCTGTATTGCGATAGGCATTGCAACTATTTTAGTGATTTACAAGTATGAAAAAAAACGAATCTAA
- a CDS encoding DUF368 domain-containing protein codes for MRNFKDYLFIYLKGIAMGSADVVPGVSGGTIAFISGIYDELIQSISNIKPALFKDILKGNFKEVWQKVNGNFLVVLLAGIATSILSLAKLITFLLQYYPIQLWSFFFGLIVASIFYVGKQVKKWNLGSILGIILGTIAIFYVSTTPPLAAQSGYLYLFLSGALAACAMILPGISGSFILLLLGAYTTIISAIGNHEIGTILVVVLGAGVGLLSFSKLLNYLLENHHNTLVGVLTGFLIGSLWKIWPWKINDTVYTKEHGEKLMSELSPNYKSLSVYLQNQPSESFSKINSLIESNVSPNIYSLANSGAENHLISAILFGVVGFLIIFIIEYIAKSKNV; via the coding sequence ATGAGAAATTTTAAAGACTACCTTTTTATTTATCTGAAAGGCATCGCTATGGGCTCTGCCGATGTAGTACCTGGCGTTTCAGGCGGAACAATTGCTTTTATTTCTGGAATTTATGATGAATTAATCCAGAGTATCAGCAATATTAAGCCTGCTTTGTTCAAAGATATTTTAAAAGGAAATTTCAAAGAAGTTTGGCAAAAAGTGAATGGAAACTTTTTGGTAGTATTGCTTGCGGGTATCGCAACGAGTATTTTGTCTTTGGCCAAACTCATTACTTTTTTATTGCAATATTATCCTATCCAATTGTGGTCTTTCTTTTTTGGATTGATTGTCGCCAGCATTTTCTATGTGGGCAAACAAGTCAAAAAATGGAATTTAGGCAGTATTTTGGGCATTATTCTTGGGACTATTGCTATTTTCTATGTTTCAACCACGCCGCCATTGGCCGCACAAAGTGGCTACTTGTATTTGTTTTTATCGGGTGCTTTGGCAGCTTGTGCTATGATTTTGCCTGGTATTTCTGGAAGTTTTATCCTACTGCTTTTAGGTGCTTACACCACGATTATTTCAGCGATTGGAAATCATGAAATCGGCACAATTCTCGTGGTGGTTTTAGGCGCGGGTGTTGGATTGCTTTCATTTTCAAAATTATTAAATTATTTATTAGAAAATCATCATAACACACTCGTGGGCGTACTCACAGGATTTTTGATTGGCTCTCTTTGGAAAATTTGGCCATGGAAAATCAATGATACTGTTTACACCAAAGAACACGGCGAAAAGCTAATGAGCGAATTATCACCAAATTACAAAAGTCTTTCGGTGTATTTACAAAATCAGCCGAGCGAATCTTTTAGTAAAATTAATTCTTTGATTGAGAGCAATGTAAGCCCAAATATTTATTCGCTCGCAAATTCAGGTGCAGAAAATCACTTAATCTCTGCCATTTTGTTTGGAGTCGTTGGTTTTTTAATTATTTTCATTATCGAATACATCGCAAAATCTAAAAATGTATAA
- the murA gene encoding UDP-N-acetylglucosamine 1-carboxyvinyltransferase, which yields MAIFEINGGKKLHGEITPQGAKNEALQILCATLLTDEPVRIKNLPDIRDVNRLIEILKNLNVRVEKNGKGDFTFHAKNINLAYLKSPEFKADGAALRGSVMLMGPLLARFGFAYMPKPGGDKIGRRRLDTHFQGFIELGAQYNFHKNDDFYTLEIPKDEKLKGTYMLLEEASVTGTANIVLAAVLAKGTTTIYNAACEPYIQQLCTMLVNMGAKIEGIKSNLLTITGVEKLHGTEHTCLPDMIEIGSWIGLAAMTKSELTIKNVGWEHLGIIPEMFRKLGIQLEKKNDDIYIPAQENYKIQHFMDGSILTVADAPWPGFTPDLLSIILVVATQAKGSVLVHQKMFESRLFFVDKLIDMGAQIILCDPHRATVIGLNHETELRGTNMSSPDIRAGIALLIAAVAAQGKSIIHNIDQIDRGYEDIEKRLRAIGVDIKRVEEN from the coding sequence ATGGCTATATTTGAAATCAATGGTGGAAAAAAACTGCACGGAGAAATCACTCCACAAGGTGCTAAAAACGAAGCCCTACAAATTTTGTGTGCAACGCTCCTAACCGATGAGCCTGTTCGTATCAAAAATTTGCCAGATATTCGTGATGTAAACCGCCTGATAGAAATTCTTAAAAATCTAAATGTTCGTGTAGAAAAAAACGGAAAAGGCGACTTTACTTTTCATGCCAAAAATATAAATTTAGCCTATCTTAAATCTCCTGAATTTAAGGCAGATGGCGCAGCACTTAGGGGTTCTGTAATGCTTATGGGACCGCTGCTCGCACGATTTGGTTTTGCTTACATGCCAAAACCTGGAGGCGATAAAATTGGTCGTAGAAGGTTAGACACGCACTTTCAAGGTTTTATTGAATTAGGCGCACAATACAATTTCCACAAAAACGACGATTTTTATACTTTAGAAATTCCTAAGGATGAGAAATTAAAGGGTACTTATATGCTTTTGGAAGAAGCCTCGGTTACAGGGACTGCCAATATCGTTTTAGCGGCAGTTTTAGCCAAAGGCACCACAACTATTTATAATGCAGCCTGCGAGCCCTACATTCAGCAATTGTGTACCATGCTTGTGAATATGGGCGCTAAAATCGAAGGAATAAAATCCAATCTACTCACCATTACAGGCGTAGAAAAACTCCATGGTACAGAGCATACTTGCTTGCCAGATATGATTGAAATTGGTAGCTGGATTGGCCTGGCCGCAATGACTAAATCTGAACTCACCATCAAAAATGTGGGTTGGGAACATCTAGGCATCATTCCAGAAATGTTCAGAAAACTGGGGATTCAATTAGAGAAAAAAAACGACGATATTTATATTCCTGCACAGGAAAATTATAAAATTCAGCATTTTATGGATGGCTCTATCCTCACCGTTGCCGATGCGCCATGGCCAGGATTTACGCCCGATTTGTTGAGTATTATTTTGGTGGTGGCTACACAGGCTAAAGGTAGCGTACTCGTTCACCAAAAAATGTTTGAAAGTAGATTATTCTTCGTAGATAAGTTAATCGACATGGGGGCGCAAATCATTCTTTGCGACCCACACCGCGCAACAGTCATTGGGCTTAATCACGAGACTGAATTGCGAGGAACCAATATGTCTTCGCCAGATATTCGTGCGGGGATTGCACTTCTAATTGCAGCCGTGGCAGCTCAAGGGAAAAGTATCATTCACAACATCGACCAAATCGATCGTGGCTACGAAGACATCGAAAAACGATTGAGAGCCATAGGTGTAGACATCAAGCGTGTGGAAGAAAACTAA
- a CDS encoding DUF4290 domain-containing protein: protein MQYNTERKNLIIPEYGRHIQRMVDYCKTITDKDERNEFAQMIIAVMGNLNPHLRDIPDFQHKLWDQLFIMAEFNLDVDSPFPIPTEVELNSKPRPIPYPGFNGKYRYYGRNLKKMIEVASKWEDDDKKLGLVKAIANQMKKSYLVWNKDTVEDAVIYKELKDLSGGKIDVDELEAKSEHNINLASTKDLATTMNEKRVFTKRKKYWKNNKKKK from the coding sequence ATGCAATACAATACAGAACGAAAAAATTTAATCATTCCAGAATATGGTAGACATATCCAGCGAATGGTAGATTATTGTAAAACTATCACCGATAAAGATGAGCGAAATGAATTTGCACAAATGATTATTGCCGTGATGGGTAACCTCAATCCTCATTTAAGAGATATTCCAGATTTTCAGCATAAATTGTGGGATCAATTATTTATCATGGCTGAATTTAATTTAGATGTAGATTCACCCTTCCCTATCCCTACCGAAGTGGAACTAAACTCAAAACCTAGACCTATTCCATACCCTGGATTCAACGGCAAATACCGATACTATGGTAGAAATCTTAAAAAAATGATCGAAGTCGCCAGCAAATGGGAAGATGATGATAAAAAATTAGGCTTAGTGAAAGCCATTGCCAATCAAATGAAGAAAAGCTACCTTGTTTGGAACAAAGACACTGTGGAAGATGCCGTAATTTACAAGGAGCTTAAAGATCTTTCTGGTGGAAAAATTGATGTAGATGAATTGGAAGCCAAATCTGAGCACAACATTAATTTAGCTTCAACCAAAGATTTAGCCACTACTATGAATGAAAAAAGAGTTTTTACCAAAAGAAAAAAATACTGGAAAAACAATAAAAAGAAAAAATAA
- a CDS encoding glycine--tRNA ligase has translation MAQQEDALKNVISHAKEYGFIFPSSEIYDGLAATYDYGQNGVQLKNNIKEYWWKAMVQLHENIVGIDAAIFMHPTTWKASGHVDAFNDPMIDNKDSKKRYRADVLVEEHIAKIEAKIEKEVTKAAKRFGESFDKEMYLQTNPRVLGYKEEIEKISKRLGDSLTNNDLADVKALIEELGIVCPISGSRNWTDVRQFNLMFGTKLGSTADSASTLYLRPETAQGIFVNFLNVQRTGRMKIPFGIAQIGKAFRNEIVARQFIFRMREFEQMEMQFFIAPGTEMAAYEEWKNKRLQWHLNLGLGEDNYRFHDHEKLAHYANAAADIEFKFPFGFKELEGIHSRTDFDLSNHQEYSGKKIQYFDPERKESYVPYVLETSIGLDRMFLAVFSKSLQTEDLADGSQRVVLKLPPALAPIKAAVLPLVKKDGLPELAQKIVDELSFDFNVEYDEKDSIGKRYRRHDAIGTPLCITIDHDSLEDNAVTIRDRDTMEQQRVKIDELSSILDQKVSMKSLLKKLK, from the coding sequence ATGGCACAGCAAGAAGATGCGTTGAAAAATGTGATAAGTCACGCAAAAGAATATGGTTTTATTTTTCCGTCGAGTGAAATTTACGATGGGTTAGCCGCAACCTATGATTATGGGCAAAATGGGGTTCAACTCAAAAATAATATTAAAGAATATTGGTGGAAAGCCATGGTGCAGCTCCACGAAAACATTGTGGGGATAGATGCCGCAATTTTTATGCACCCTACCACTTGGAAAGCTTCTGGACATGTGGACGCTTTCAACGACCCAATGATCGATAACAAAGATTCTAAAAAGCGTTATCGCGCCGATGTTTTGGTAGAAGAACACATTGCTAAAATTGAGGCTAAAATTGAAAAAGAAGTAACCAAGGCAGCAAAAAGATTTGGGGAAAGTTTTGACAAAGAAATGTATTTGCAAACCAACCCGAGAGTGCTTGGCTACAAAGAAGAAATCGAGAAAATAAGCAAAAGATTGGGCGATTCTTTGACCAATAACGATTTGGCAGATGTCAAAGCTTTGATTGAAGAATTAGGCATTGTGTGTCCTATCAGCGGTTCGCGCAACTGGACAGATGTTCGCCAATTCAATTTGATGTTTGGCACTAAGCTAGGTTCTACGGCAGATTCAGCATCTACACTTTATTTAAGACCAGAAACGGCTCAAGGTATTTTTGTAAACTTCTTGAATGTTCAGCGTACAGGACGCATGAAGATTCCGTTTGGTATTGCGCAAATTGGTAAAGCCTTTAGAAATGAAATCGTTGCACGCCAATTCATCTTTAGAATGCGCGAGTTTGAACAAATGGAAATGCAATTTTTCATTGCGCCAGGCACCGAAATGGCAGCTTACGAAGAATGGAAAAATAAGCGTTTGCAATGGCATTTAAATTTAGGTTTAGGCGAAGACAATTATCGTTTCCACGATCACGAAAAATTGGCTCACTATGCCAATGCCGCAGCTGATATTGAGTTTAAATTCCCATTTGGATTTAAGGAATTAGAGGGGATTCACTCAAGAACAGATTTCGATTTGAGCAATCACCAAGAGTATTCAGGTAAAAAGATTCAATACTTTGATCCTGAAAGAAAAGAAAGCTATGTGCCGTATGTTTTGGAAACTTCAATTGGGCTAGATCGTATGTTTTTGGCGGTATTCTCAAAAAGTTTACAAACTGAGGATTTAGCCGATGGTAGCCAGCGTGTGGTTTTAAAATTGCCACCAGCCTTGGCGCCGATTAAAGCCGCTGTCTTACCATTGGTGAAAAAAGACGGATTGCCAGAATTAGCACAAAAAATCGTAGACGAGCTGTCGTTTGATTTCAATGTAGAATACGACGAAAAAGACAGTATTGGAAAACGCTACCGCCGTCACGATGCGATAGGTACGCCGCTTTGTATCACAATCGATCACGATTCGTTGGAAGACAATGCAGTAACCATTAGAGATCGCGACACTATGGAACAACAGCGTGTGAAAATCGATGAATTGTCTTCGATTTTAGATCAAAAAGTAAGTATGAAATCTTTACTTAAAAAATTGAAATAA